From the genome of Streptomyces sp. NBC_01304:
GAAGCGTCGTACCGCCGAAGACACCTTCCGTACGTCCACGGGAGTATCCGGAGACCCGCCGCGGGAGCAGTCGGCGGGCATCCGGAGAACGAACCACGGGCCCCTGTCCGGAGAGCTCTTCGAACGAGGTATCTTGATGTCGAGAAATGTTACAGACGGACGTGGAGCGGAGCACCCGGTGACTGACTCGACCATCATCTACACCCACACTGACGAGGCGCCCGCCTTGGCGACGCACTCGTTCCTGCCCGTGGTCCAGGCGTATGCCGCCCAGGCCGGCGTGGGTGTGGAGACCCGTGACATCTCCCTCGCGGGCCGCATCATCGCTCTCTTCCCGGAGTTCCTCGAGGAGAGCAGGCGCATCGACGACGCGCTCGCGGAGCTGGGCGAGCTGGCCAAGACGCCCGAGGCCAACATCATCAAGCTGCCGAACGTCTCGGCCTCCATCCCGCAGCTGAAGGCCGCCGTCGCCGAGCTGCAGGGCCAGGGCTACGCGCTGCCCGACTACCCGGACGACCCGAAGACCGACGCCGAGCGCGACGTCCGCGCCCGTTACGACAAGGTCAAGGGCAGCGCCGTCAACCCGGTGCTGCGCGAGGGCAACTCCGACCGCCGCGCCCCCGCGTCGGTCAAGAACTACGCCAAGACCCACCCGCACCGCATGGGCGCCTGGACCCCCGAGTCCAAGACGAACGTCGCGACGATGGGCGAGAACGACTTCCGCTCCACCGAGAAGTCCACCACCATCGCCGAGGACGGCGCCCTGCGCATCGAGCTCGTCGGCAAGGACGGCTCCACCACCGTCCTGCGCGAGTCCGTGCCGGTCCTGGCGGGCGAGGTCGTCGACGCGTCCGTCATGCGCGCCGCCGCCCTGCGCACCTTCCTCAGCGAGCAGGTCGCCCGCGCCAAGGCCGAGGGCGTGCTGTTCTCCGTGCACCTCAAGGCCACGATGATGAAGGTCTCCGACCCGATCGTCTTCGGTCATGTCGTACGCGCCTTCTTCCCGAAGACCTTCGAGAAGTACGGCAAGGTCCTCGCGGGCGCGGGTCTCTCCCCGAACGACGGCCTCGGCGGCATCCTCAAGGGCCTGGACGCCCTGCCCGAGGGCGCCGAGATCAAGGCGTCCTTCGACGCCGAGATCGCCGCGGGTCCCGAGCTCGCGATGGTCGACTCCGACAAGGGCATCACCAACCTGCACGTGCCGTCCGACGTCATCGTCGACGCCTCGATGCCGGCCATGATCCGCACCTCCGGCCACATGTGGGGCCCGGACGGCCAGGAGGCCGACACCCTCGCGGTGCTCCCGGACTCCTCGTACTCCGGCGTCTACCAGGTCGTCCTCGACGACTGCCGCGCCAACGGCGCCTTCGACCCGTCGACCATGGGCTCCGTGCCGAACGTCGGCCTGATGGCGCAGAAGGCCGAGGAGTACGGCAGCCACGACAAGACCTTCGAGATCGACGGTCCCGGCACCGTCCGCCTCGTCGACGCCGCGGGCAACGTCGTCCTGGAGCAGGAGGTCGCCGAGGGCGACATCTTCCGCGCCTGCCAGGCCAAGGACGCCCCGATCCGCGACTGGGTCAAGCTGGCCGTCACCCGCGCCCGCGCCACCGGCTCCCCGGCCGTGTTCTGGCTCGACGAGACCCGCGCGCACGACGCGCAGCTCATCGAGAAGGTCAACGCGTACCTGCCGGAGCACGACACCGAGGGCCTGGAGATCAAGATCCTGTCCCCGGTCGAGGCGACGAAGTTCTCGCTGGAGCGCATCCGCCGCGGCGAGGACACCATCTCCGTGACCGGCAACGTGCTGCGTGACTACCTCACCGACCTGTTCCCGATCCTGGAGCTGGGCACCAGCGCCAAGATGCTCTCCGTGGTCCCGCTGATGAACGGCGGCGGCCTCTTCGAGACGGGCGCCGGCGGCTCCGCCCCCAAGCACGTCCAGCAGCTGGTCAAGGAGAACTACCTGCGCTGGGACAGCCTGGGCGAGTTCTTCGCGCTCGCGGCCAGCTTCGAGCACCTGGCGACCACCACGGGCAACGCCCGCGCCCAGGTCCTCGCCGACACCCTGGACCGCGCGACGGCGACCTTCCTCAACGAGGACAAGTCGCCGACCCGTCGCGTCGGCGGCATCGACAACCGCGGCAGCCACTTCTTCCTGTCCCTGTACTGGGCCCAGGAGCTGGCCAAGCAGACCGACGACGCCCAGCTCGCGGAGGCCTTCGCGCCGCTCGCCAAGACGCTCACCGAGCAGGAGCAGACGATCGTCGACGAGCTCCTCGCGGTGCAGGGCAAGCCGGCCGACATCGGCGGCTACTACCAGCCCGACGTGGAGAAGGCGAAGGCCGTCATGCGCCCGTCCACCACCTGGAACCAGGCGCTCGCCACGCTCGCCTGACCCACCCCGCTCACCTTCACCGCCCCGGCCGGGCTCACCCGGCCGGGGCGGTTTTGGTCGTGGGGCCCGGGCGGGTGGTGGCCGACGCGCGAACGCGGTCCCGGGGACGGCCCTTGACAGCCGGCGTGGGCCTCAGCGCCGGGTGCGTGGCCTGTCGGCCATGTCCGCGTTGAAACCGGCGTGATTTGTGCCTCAACTCCCCTTACTTCCCAGCCATGTTGAATGCTCCTGAGTAGACCTGAAACGCCCGTTACTGGGCTGATCTGTGACTCCTAGGGTG
Proteins encoded in this window:
- a CDS encoding NADP-dependent isocitrate dehydrogenase; protein product: MTDSTIIYTHTDEAPALATHSFLPVVQAYAAQAGVGVETRDISLAGRIIALFPEFLEESRRIDDALAELGELAKTPEANIIKLPNVSASIPQLKAAVAELQGQGYALPDYPDDPKTDAERDVRARYDKVKGSAVNPVLREGNSDRRAPASVKNYAKTHPHRMGAWTPESKTNVATMGENDFRSTEKSTTIAEDGALRIELVGKDGSTTVLRESVPVLAGEVVDASVMRAAALRTFLSEQVARAKAEGVLFSVHLKATMMKVSDPIVFGHVVRAFFPKTFEKYGKVLAGAGLSPNDGLGGILKGLDALPEGAEIKASFDAEIAAGPELAMVDSDKGITNLHVPSDVIVDASMPAMIRTSGHMWGPDGQEADTLAVLPDSSYSGVYQVVLDDCRANGAFDPSTMGSVPNVGLMAQKAEEYGSHDKTFEIDGPGTVRLVDAAGNVVLEQEVAEGDIFRACQAKDAPIRDWVKLAVTRARATGSPAVFWLDETRAHDAQLIEKVNAYLPEHDTEGLEIKILSPVEATKFSLERIRRGEDTISVTGNVLRDYLTDLFPILELGTSAKMLSVVPLMNGGGLFETGAGGSAPKHVQQLVKENYLRWDSLGEFFALAASFEHLATTTGNARAQVLADTLDRATATFLNEDKSPTRRVGGIDNRGSHFFLSLYWAQELAKQTDDAQLAEAFAPLAKTLTEQEQTIVDELLAVQGKPADIGGYYQPDVEKAKAVMRPSTTWNQALATLA